The nucleotide window TTCTCCTTACAGATTCATGACAAGCTCTTTAAAGAGGTTGCCTCTTTCTTCAAAGTTTTTAAACATATCAAAGCTGGTGCTGGCGTTGGACAAAAGCACCACATCGCCATTTTCCGCCTTTTCTCTTGCGGTTTTCACCACATCTTCGTATGTAGTAAAGCGCAGAATTTCCACCTTATCGCCATTTTCCGCTTTGCGCACCGCGCTTTCAATGGCATCAGAGGTTGCACCGATTAACAGCAGGCATTTTACATGCTCTGCAATGGCAGGTCCGATGTCATCATAAGCAATACCCTTGTCTTTACCGCCTGCAATCAAAATCACCTTTTGCGGAAATACTTTCAAGGTGTTAATGGTACGGTTCGGACTGGAATCAATGGAGCTATTGTAATACCGAACCCCATCTAAAGTACGCACCAGTTCAATTCTGTGGGGCACACCGCCAAAGTCCTTTGCCACATTCACAATGCTCTCTCTGCTTACCAGATCATGCACTGCCCCGATGGCAGTCATGTAGTTTTCCACATTATGATTGCCGGGAAGCTTGATATCTGCGGTATCCAAAACCGCTTCATCCCCATAGTAAATTACACCGTTTTTTAAATGCAAAAGGGCATCCCCTTTGGAAGAAAAGGTACGAAGCACCCCTTTTGCTTGTTCCGAAACCTTTAAGGTATCCGCATTGCCTGCATTGGTTACAAATATATCGGATTCACTCTGATAAAGCATGATGTTCTTTTTCGCATCAATGTATTCCTGATAATCCTTGTGCACATCCAAATGGTTGGGCGAAAGGTTGGTCATCACCGCAATGTGCGGAGATTTCTTAAAGGTCATCAGCTGAAAGCTGGAAAGCTCCACAACCACCTTATCGTTTTCTTTCACCTGAGCAATATCGGGAAGTAAAGGCTTACCGATGTTACCGCCGAGCCATACCTTATAGCCCTCTGCTTTCAACATTTCGGAAATTAAGGTTGTGGTTGTGGTTTTGCCGTCACTGCCCGTTACCGCAATAATCTCGGCAGGACACAAATCGAAAAACACTTCCATTTCAGAGGTTATGATACTGCCCGAAGCCTTTAGCTCTAAAAATTTCGGGATGTCGGGACGGATACCCGGGGTACGGAAAATGATTTCCCCATGCATGTTGTCGGGGAATGCATCCCCAAGCACCAACTCAACGCCTCGCTTTTCAAGGTCGTCCGCAACCGCGCCTAACTGTGCTTTTGTTTTCTTGTCCCCCGCGACTACCTTTGCGCCACAGTCAAGCAGCATGGAAATAAGCGGAATGTTGCTGATTCCCATACCAAACACACCTATTGTTTTGCCTTTTAAGCCTGCAAAATATTCCTGATATTGCATCATACTAACCTCCAAAACTTTCTAATATAATAGTATACCACTTTTTTTGCGGTAAATCAATCTTTTTTGCGGTTTGAAGTAAAAAAAATACACCTTTTTTAAAAATTGCGCAATTTTTTATAAAAAAGAGTATACAAATTCCAAAAATTGTGCTAAAATAATCATAATAATACAGGTTTGGAGGTTTACAGACCATGAAAGAGGGTAAAATTTTTTCTGTACGACCCATGGGCTACAGCAAAAAGAATGTAAATGCCTATTTGCTGGAGTTGGATGAGCGGGCACAGCAAAAGCTTGAAGAAGAGCGTCGTAAAAACGAAAAGCTCGCCAAAGAGAATAAAAAATTACAGGAGGCTTTAGAAGCACAGAAAAAAGAGCTTTCGGCATTAAAGGAACAAACCGACAAACTGAAGGCGGAGCTGGAAACAAAAGCAAAAAAGGCTACGGGTGGTGCCCTTTCCGCCCGCTTTAGAAAGCAGAAACAGGAGGTAAAAAAACATGCGTGAAATCATTAAAATTTTAGAAAAAGACGGCAAAGCAACAGCTGAAAAAATCGCAAAGCAGTTAGGTCGCGATGTAGAAGAAGTAAAAAAAACCATCAAGCAGATGGAAGAAGATAAGATTATTGCCTGCTACAAAGCGGCAATCAACTGGGAAAAGGTGGACAGCGATTTGGTGGTTGCCATGATTGAAGTAAAAATCACCCCACAGATTGGCAAAGGCTTTGACAGAGTGGCAGAGCGTATTTACCAGTTCCCCGAAGTTAAAAGTGTGTACTTGATGTCTGGCTCGTATGACCTTGCCATTAACATCGAAGGCAAAAATGTGCGTGATATTGCGCGTTTTGTCAGCGAAAAGCTGGCGGCACTGGAATGCGTAATTTCCACTGCAACCCACTTTGTTCTCAAAAAATATAAAGACGGCGGTGTTATTTTAACCGATGGCCCGAAAGATGACAGAGAGGTGATCGGCATTTGAGCTTTTCCTTTGAAATTTCGCCTATTGTTACGGACATCAAGCCCTCGGGCATCCGTAAATTCTTTGACCTGGCAAGTGAAATGACCGATGTGCTGTCCT belongs to Clostridia bacterium and includes:
- a CDS encoding UDP-N-acetylmuramoyl-L-alanine--D-glutamate ligase, encoding MQYQEYFAGLKGKTIGVFGMGISNIPLISMLLDCGAKVVAGDKKTKAQLGAVADDLEKRGVELVLGDAFPDNMHGEIIFRTPGIRPDIPKFLELKASGSIITSEMEVFFDLCPAEIIAVTGSDGKTTTTTLISEMLKAEGYKVWLGGNIGKPLLPDIAQVKENDKVVVELSSFQLMTFKKSPHIAVMTNLSPNHLDVHKDYQEYIDAKKNIMLYQSESDIFVTNAGNADTLKVSEQAKGVLRTFSSKGDALLHLKNGVIYYGDEAVLDTADIKLPGNHNVENYMTAIGAVHDLVSRESIVNVAKDFGGVPHRIELVRTLDGVRYYNSSIDSSPNRTINTLKVFPQKVILIAGGKDKGIAYDDIGPAIAEHVKCLLLIGATSDAIESAVRKAENGDKVEILRFTTYEDVVKTAREKAENGDVVLLSNASTSFDMFKNFEERGNLFKELVMNL
- a CDS encoding Lrp/AsnC family transcriptional regulator encodes the protein MREIIKILEKDGKATAEKIAKQLGRDVEEVKKTIKQMEEDKIIACYKAAINWEKVDSDLVVAMIEVKITPQIGKGFDRVAERIYQFPEVKSVYLMSGSYDLAINIEGKNVRDIARFVSEKLAALECVISTATHFVLKKYKDGGVILTDGPKDDREVIGI